In Paenibacillus phoenicis, one genomic interval encodes:
- a CDS encoding pyridoxal phosphate-dependent decarboxylase family protein codes for MEMNGKPDVRDWFPSEDGNPAQRKRMLDLIEQLVRGVDELKDPDGVNLKGEKRRDANFYGRLAAESVIPKEGAPMENVNEELLKLLHGHPYHTKYFFTNILPMASIPGMLGTLTAMLVNGNNLWDVYGPAGAEAEVRVIAMMSKLVGYDAETSGGYTTWGGQGAVFSGLRIAIAKAAPNAMKQGVPNNLFAFCSEAAHYSLLKSVEATGLGSDRLVKVKTLPDSSMDIADLKRKLETVARMGGVPVYIVATTGTTDAIGIDDISQIRAAAEENAERFGLPCPHIHADSALGGFFAFFNDYDMEQNPLGFSEGVLAMLEPIRRKMQMLSLADSLCFDFQKLGQAPYVSSLFLLKNAADLKLMDLDAEDTPYVGHRGYGEYHTGYTLECSRMASSISMYSLLLSFGTEGYQRLLGQFLEVNRVFREQLTAEIPQADIANPDNPGISTLIRIYLPGSPRFADEIEGTCSAREIERSNQLNERLFEKLGERRDRMFFGDTKKHLLVGSSEGREIPLYVSKFFVISPHTRPEHVHEVVQYLKECITEVCEASGVPAVN; via the coding sequence ATGGAAATGAACGGCAAGCCAGATGTGCGGGATTGGTTCCCAAGTGAAGACGGAAATCCGGCACAGCGGAAGCGAATGTTAGATCTGATCGAACAACTGGTTCGCGGCGTGGATGAGTTGAAGGATCCCGATGGCGTTAACCTGAAAGGGGAGAAACGGCGGGATGCCAATTTTTACGGCCGGCTGGCGGCGGAAAGCGTGATCCCCAAAGAAGGTGCTCCGATGGAAAATGTCAACGAGGAGTTGCTCAAGCTGCTGCACGGCCATCCCTATCATACGAAATACTTTTTTACGAATATTTTGCCCATGGCTTCAATTCCCGGCATGCTTGGGACGCTGACGGCCATGTTGGTGAATGGGAATAACCTATGGGATGTTTATGGGCCAGCCGGCGCCGAGGCAGAGGTTCGGGTCATCGCCATGATGTCCAAGCTGGTCGGCTACGATGCTGAAACCAGCGGGGGATATACCACGTGGGGCGGGCAGGGGGCCGTCTTTTCCGGCCTGCGTATTGCGATCGCCAAAGCAGCACCGAATGCGATGAAGCAGGGGGTTCCCAACAACCTGTTCGCGTTCTGTTCCGAGGCAGCTCATTACAGCTTGCTCAAGTCGGTGGAAGCCACCGGGCTCGGCAGCGATCGACTGGTGAAGGTCAAAACCTTACCCGACAGCTCCATGGATATTGCCGATTTGAAACGGAAACTGGAGACGGTCGCCCGAATGGGAGGCGTGCCGGTATATATCGTAGCTACGACAGGAACGACGGATGCCATTGGGATTGACGATATCAGCCAAATTCGTGCCGCCGCGGAGGAAAACGCGGAACGGTTTGGTTTGCCATGCCCGCATATCCATGCGGATTCTGCCCTTGGCGGTTTCTTTGCCTTCTTTAATGACTACGATATGGAACAAAATCCGCTGGGGTTCAGTGAAGGCGTTCTCGCCATGCTGGAGCCGATCCGGCGTAAAATGCAGATGCTCTCGCTCGCGGATTCCCTGTGCTTTGATTTTCAGAAGCTGGGCCAGGCTCCGTATGTCTCCAGTTTGTTCCTCTTGAAAAATGCGGCCGATCTCAAGCTCATGGATCTGGATGCGGAGGATACGCCGTACGTAGGTCACCGGGGATATGGCGAATACCATACCGGCTATACGTTGGAATGCTCCCGTATGGCAAGTTCGATCAGCATGTACAGCTTGTTGCTGTCCTTTGGTACAGAAGGGTATCAGCGCTTGTTGGGGCAGTTCCTGGAAGTAAACCGGGTGTTCCGCGAGCAGCTGACAGCAGAAATTCCGCAGGCAGACATTGCGAATCCAGACAATCCGGGCATCTCTACGCTGATTCGCATCTATTTGCCGGGAAGCCCGAGGTTTGCCGACGAAATCGAGGGGACGTGCTCCGCACGGGAGATCGAGCGCAGCAACCAGCTTAACGAGCGGTTGTTCGAGAAACTGGGGGAACGTCGCGACCGGATGTTCTTTGGTGATACGAAGAAACATCTGTTGGTGGGCTCGTCCGAAGGGCGGGAGATTCCGCTGTACGTGAGCAAATTTTTCGTGATTTCGCCGCATACCCGGCCGGAGCATGTGCATGAAGTCGTGCAGTATTTGAAGGAATGCATAACTGAGGTATGTGAAGCATCTGGCGTACCGGCAGTGAACTAA
- the dnaB gene encoding replicative DNA helicase — protein MSGDLFFDRIPPQNLEAEQAVLGAVLLQSEALITAMERVRTEDFYDKPHQLIFEAMVQLGEEGKPIDLVTLTAKLKDRGELEEIGGVSYLAKLAHAVPTAANVDYYARIIEEKSMLRRLIRTATQIVSDGYAGGEDVADMLSDAERRILEISNRRSGSGFIPIRDVLMEVFERVETLHQNRGTTTGIPSGFVDLDRMTAGFQRSDLIIVAARPSVGKTAFALNIAQNVAVRAKETVAIFSLEMSAAQLVQRMICAEANLDASVMRTGDFKSDDDWAKLTMGIAALSEAEIYIDDTPGVTVADIRAKCRRLKKERGLGMIVIDYLQLIQGRGKPGENRQQEVSEISRTLKQIGRELEVPVIALSQLSRGVEQRQDKRPMMSDLRESGSIEQDADIVAFLYRDDYYNQETEKKNIIEIIIAKQRNGPVGTVELVFLKNFNKFANYERAHADAFAG, from the coding sequence ATGAGCGGCGATCTGTTTTTTGACCGGATCCCCCCGCAAAATCTAGAAGCTGAGCAGGCGGTACTCGGGGCAGTGCTGCTGCAATCGGAAGCACTCATTACCGCGATGGAGCGGGTGCGGACCGAGGATTTTTACGATAAGCCTCATCAATTAATCTTTGAAGCGATGGTTCAACTCGGCGAGGAAGGCAAGCCGATCGACCTCGTGACGTTAACCGCCAAGCTGAAGGACCGCGGTGAGCTGGAGGAAATCGGAGGCGTCAGCTATTTGGCCAAGCTGGCCCATGCCGTGCCGACGGCGGCCAACGTGGATTATTACGCGCGGATCATCGAAGAGAAATCGATGCTGCGGCGCTTGATCCGCACGGCAACGCAAATCGTCAGCGACGGTTATGCCGGCGGCGAAGACGTGGCCGACATGCTGAGCGATGCCGAGCGGCGCATTTTGGAGATTTCCAACCGCCGTTCGGGCAGCGGGTTTATCCCCATTCGCGATGTACTGATGGAAGTGTTCGAGCGTGTGGAGACGTTGCATCAGAACCGCGGGACGACCACCGGGATTCCTTCCGGGTTCGTTGATTTGGACCGAATGACGGCGGGCTTCCAGCGCAGTGACTTGATTATCGTTGCGGCGCGGCCTTCCGTAGGTAAAACGGCGTTTGCTCTGAACATTGCACAAAATGTGGCGGTACGCGCCAAAGAAACCGTGGCGATCTTCAGTCTGGAGATGTCCGCGGCCCAGTTGGTGCAGCGGATGATCTGCGCCGAAGCGAACCTCGACGCCAGCGTGATGCGGACCGGGGATTTCAAGAGCGATGATGATTGGGCAAAGCTAACGATGGGCATTGCCGCCTTGTCGGAAGCGGAGATTTATATCGACGATACCCCGGGGGTGACCGTGGCCGATATCCGGGCGAAATGCCGCCGCCTCAAGAAGGAACGCGGCCTAGGCATGATCGTGATCGACTACCTGCAGCTGATCCAAGGCCGGGGCAAGCCCGGCGAGAACCGGCAGCAGGAGGTCTCGGAAATCTCCCGGACGCTTAAGCAGATCGGGCGGGAGCTCGAAGTGCCGGTAATCGCCTTGTCCCAGTTAAGCCGGGGCGTCGAGCAGCGGCAGGACAAGCGTCCGATGATGTCTGACCTTCGGGAATCGGGTTCCATCGAGCAGGACGCGGATATCGTGGCGTTTTTATACCGGGACGATTATTACAACCAAGAGACAGAAAAGAAGAACATCATCGAGATTATCATTGCCAAACAGCGGAACGGCCCGGTTGGGACCGTTGAGTTGGTGTTCTTGAAGAACTTTAACAAGTTCGCCAATTATGAGCGGGCGCATGCGGATGCGTTTGCTGGCTAG
- the rplI gene encoding 50S ribosomal protein L9 — MKVIFLQDVKGQGKKGEIKNVSEGYAQNFLIPRGLVRPATEGNVKTLEQQTAAEQKRKQKEKEDAIQLGKKLEEMTVQLKAKAGEGGRLFGAITSKQVAEALEKAGVKLDKRKIEMHDPIRTLGVTQVPVKLHPEVKSTLKVQVTEE, encoded by the coding sequence ATGAAAGTGATCTTTTTGCAAGATGTTAAAGGTCAAGGGAAAAAGGGAGAAATCAAAAACGTCTCCGAAGGGTATGCACAAAACTTCCTGATTCCGCGCGGGCTGGTGCGTCCGGCAACCGAAGGTAATGTGAAGACGCTGGAGCAGCAAACGGCTGCGGAGCAGAAGCGGAAACAGAAGGAGAAGGAAGATGCGATCCAGCTTGGCAAGAAGCTGGAGGAGATGACCGTGCAGCTGAAAGCGAAAGCCGGTGAAGGCGGCCGTCTGTTTGGTGCGATTACGAGCAAGCAGGTTGCCGAAGCGCTGGAGAAGGCCGGCGTGAAGCTGGATAAGCGCAAAATCGAAATGCATGATCCGATCCGGACGCTGGGTGTGACGCAAGTGCCGGTGAAGCTGCATCCCGAAGTGAAGTCGACGTTGAAGGTTCAAGTGACGGAGGAATAA
- a CDS encoding DHH family phosphoesterase: MPNVLQKRWYGYQTVWMFMLQLLLVIFVSYFNWILGLVSLCLVGVLTYSMLRAERQFRQELIRYVTDLNYRIKRVEGEAISKLPFGLILYSEERTVEWHNHFVAGMYGKDSVVGQPLSELLPQLPLPSRDKKDGAGARTTVEVMVGDRYYELTIDANERIIYLHDMTELAVLRRRYEDERAALGIVLLDNLDEATQGMDDQQRTALIARVATAITEWAKQYRVYLRRLSSERYLMILNQKSLDELEQSRFVILDEVREMTADLKVPITLSIGLAFGAERFSELGELAQSSLDMALGRGGDQAAVKAGQRLSFYGGKSGAIEKRTRVRARVIAHALRDLMQESDRVIIMGHRVPDLDVIGASIGVLKAADMYKVEAHIVLDGPNPAIERLMERINKEEALLRRFISPEQAMHLMTEHTLLVLVDTHKASMTMEPRLVEEASRVVIVDHHRRGEEFVTDAVLVYLEPYASSACELVTELLQYIHEKVELSPLEATTLLAGITVDTKHFALHTGSRTFEAAAFLRRNGADTVMVQRLLKEDLQEYIAKADIIKHARMIHGHIALAVTEPNRKIPQLLIAQVADTLLNMTGVLASFVISERPDGLIGISARSLGSMNVQVVMERLGGGGHLTNAAVQLEGTQAEAEKKLLAVLDEIEKEEGLFE; encoded by the coding sequence ATGCCAAATGTTTTGCAAAAACGTTGGTACGGTTACCAGACCGTATGGATGTTCATGCTTCAGTTGCTGCTCGTCATCTTCGTCTCCTACTTCAACTGGATTTTGGGGCTGGTGAGCTTATGCCTCGTGGGTGTGCTGACCTACAGCATGCTGCGGGCGGAGCGGCAGTTCCGCCAAGAGCTGATTCGATACGTGACCGATTTAAACTACCGGATCAAGCGGGTGGAAGGTGAGGCGATCAGTAAGCTTCCGTTTGGTTTGATCCTGTACAGCGAAGAACGGACGGTCGAATGGCATAATCATTTCGTGGCTGGCATGTACGGCAAAGATTCCGTCGTGGGCCAGCCGCTGTCCGAGCTGCTGCCGCAGCTCCCCTTGCCAAGCCGCGACAAGAAGGATGGGGCGGGCGCTCGGACGACGGTCGAAGTGATGGTTGGGGATCGTTACTATGAGCTTACCATCGATGCGAACGAGCGGATTATTTATCTCCATGACATGACGGAGCTGGCGGTGCTGCGCAGACGGTATGAAGACGAACGGGCCGCGCTGGGCATCGTGCTGCTGGACAATCTGGATGAAGCCACCCAGGGCATGGACGACCAGCAGCGGACCGCCTTGATCGCCCGCGTGGCGACGGCGATTACGGAATGGGCCAAACAGTACCGCGTGTACCTGCGGCGACTGTCCTCCGAGCGATATCTGATGATTCTGAATCAGAAATCGCTGGACGAACTCGAGCAGAGCCGGTTCGTCATTCTGGACGAGGTCCGCGAAATGACCGCGGACCTGAAGGTGCCGATTACGCTCAGCATCGGCCTCGCTTTTGGCGCCGAGCGCTTCAGTGAGCTGGGCGAACTCGCCCAGTCCAGCTTGGATATGGCGCTCGGCCGCGGGGGCGACCAGGCCGCTGTCAAGGCCGGTCAGCGGCTCTCTTTCTATGGCGGCAAATCCGGCGCCATAGAGAAGCGGACGCGCGTCCGCGCCCGCGTCATCGCGCATGCTTTGCGCGATTTGATGCAGGAGAGCGACCGCGTCATCATCATGGGCCATCGCGTACCGGACCTCGACGTGATTGGCGCCTCCATCGGCGTGCTGAAGGCCGCCGATATGTACAAGGTCGAGGCCCACATCGTGCTGGATGGCCCGAACCCGGCGATTGAGCGCCTGATGGAGCGCATCAACAAAGAAGAAGCCTTGCTCCGGCGGTTTATCTCGCCGGAGCAGGCCATGCATTTGATGACCGAGCACACGCTGCTCGTGCTCGTCGATACGCATAAGGCTTCCATGACGATGGAGCCTCGGCTCGTTGAAGAAGCGAGCCGCGTCGTCATCGTGGACCACCACCGCCGCGGCGAGGAATTTGTGACCGATGCGGTGCTCGTCTATCTGGAGCCTTATGCTTCCTCGGCCTGCGAGCTCGTCACCGAGCTGCTGCAGTACATTCACGAGAAGGTGGAGCTCAGTCCGCTTGAAGCAACGACGCTGCTTGCGGGCATCACCGTCGATACGAAGCATTTCGCGCTCCATACCGGCTCGCGGACGTTTGAAGCCGCAGCCTTCCTCCGCCGAAACGGGGCGGACACGGTGATGGTACAGCGATTGCTGAAGGAAGATCTGCAGGAGTACATCGCCAAGGCCGATATCATCAAGCATGCCCGCATGATCCATGGGCATATCGCCTTGGCGGTGACGGAGCCCAACCGCAAGATTCCACAGCTGTTGATCGCGCAAGTCGCCGATACGCTGCTGAATATGACGGGCGTCCTGGCGTCCTTTGTCATCAGCGAGCGGCCGGACGGCTTAATTGGAATCAGCGCCCGGTCGCTGGGGAGCATGAACGTGCAGGTGGTCATGGAGCGGCTGGGCGGCGGCGGACATTTGACGAATGCGGCTGTTCAATTGGAAGGAACCCAGGCGGAAGCGGAGAAGAAGCTGCTCGCCGTCCTGGATGAAATAGAGAAGGAAGAGGGGTTGTTCGAATGA
- a CDS encoding DUF2232 domain-containing protein, with product MKLRWTSVAWSAAYLLLLLSLATPLTVITMFFLIVPGILLYTTLSTRVFLVHVAAVWLAVALIFGPLILLQAVYFIIPSIVMGYLYKKRSPAFRTVMAGAGTILLEFLLVLLISTVFFDFNLANAIEDLVNAAMAPFTNVADSSLTGTIVWSPEMSQQFSSLTVRMIPFTMIVCSLLMAAVAHAISRPTLSSLGHAVPKLPPIRDWRLPRSLIWYYLIGVLLQWFGGDAVSQGFLGTIVLNLMPLLQFLFMVQTASFFFFAAYHRKWNPVIPILLIVALLFIPPLRIVGILDIAFPLRDMITRPRR from the coding sequence TTGAAGTTACGCTGGACATCGGTGGCCTGGAGCGCCGCATATTTGCTGCTTCTGTTGTCACTTGCAACTCCGCTGACCGTGATCACGATGTTTTTTCTGATCGTGCCGGGCATTTTGCTGTATACGACCTTGTCAACAAGAGTGTTTCTTGTGCACGTGGCGGCGGTCTGGCTGGCGGTTGCGTTGATCTTCGGCCCGCTGATCTTGCTGCAGGCCGTCTATTTTATCATTCCTTCGATCGTGATGGGCTATTTATATAAGAAAAGAAGCCCGGCGTTCCGCACGGTCATGGCGGGAGCCGGCACCATTTTGCTGGAATTTTTGCTGGTTCTGCTGATCAGCACAGTCTTCTTCGACTTTAATCTGGCTAACGCGATTGAGGACCTGGTGAATGCGGCCATGGCTCCGTTCACGAATGTCGCCGATAGCTCGCTGACCGGCACCATTGTCTGGTCGCCGGAGATGAGCCAGCAATTCTCCAGCCTGACGGTGCGGATGATTCCCTTTACGATGATCGTCTGCTCGTTGCTTATGGCTGCGGTAGCCCATGCGATCTCCCGGCCTACGTTGTCCAGCTTGGGTCATGCGGTGCCGAAGCTGCCGCCGATCCGCGATTGGCGGCTGCCGCGTTCGCTGATTTGGTACTATTTGATCGGCGTGTTGCTGCAGTGGTTTGGCGGAGACGCGGTAAGCCAAGGATTCCTGGGCACGATTGTGCTGAATCTGATGCCGCTGCTGCAATTTCTCTTTATGGTGCAAACGGCAAGCTTCTTCTTCTTTGCCGCCTATCATCGCAAGTGGAATCCGGTGATTCCGATTCTGCTCATTGTAGCGCTGTTGTTTATTCCGCCGCTTCGAATCGTGGGGATTTTGGACATTGCATTCCCGCTGCGGGATATGATTACGAGACCAAGACGATAG